Proteins encoded together in one Diceros bicornis minor isolate mBicDic1 chromosome 18, mDicBic1.mat.cur, whole genome shotgun sequence window:
- the DUSP3 gene encoding dual specificity protein phosphatase 3 encodes MSGPFELSVQDLNDLLSDGSGCYSLPSQPCNEVTPRIYVGNASVAQDIPKLQKLGITHVLNAAEGRSFMHVNTNANFYKDSGITYLGIKANDTQEFNLSAYFERAADFIDQALAHKNGRVLVHCREGYSRSPTLVIAYLMLRQKMDVKSALSVVRQNREIGPNDGFLAQLCQLNDRLVKEGKLKL; translated from the exons ATGTCGGGCCCGTTCGAGCTCTCGGTGCAGGACCTCAACGATCTGCTCTCGGACGGCAGCGGCTGCTACAGCCTCCCGAGCCAGCCCTGCAACGAGGTCACCCCGAGGATCTACGTGGGCAACGC GTCTGTGGCTCAAGACATCCCCAAGCTACAGAAACTGGGCATCACCCACGTCCTGAACGCTGCCGAGGGCAGGTCCTTCATGCACGTCAACACCAATGCCAACTTCTACAAGGACTCCGGCATCACTTACCTGGGCATCAAGGCCAACGACACGCAGGAGTTCAACCTCAGCGCCTACTTTGAAAGGGCTGCAGACTTCATTGACCAGGCCCTGGCTCACAAGAACG GCCGAGTGCTTGTCCACTGCCGTGAAGGTTACAGCCGCTCCCCAACTCTAGTTATCGCGTACCTCATGCTGCGTCAGAAGATGGATGTCAAGTCTGCCCTGAGCGTCGTCAGGCAGAACCGTGAGATCGGCCCCAACGATGGTTTCCTGGCCCAACTCTGCCAGCTCAATGACAGACTAGTCAAGGAGGGGAAATTGAAACTCTAG
- the CFAP97D1 gene encoding sperm axonemal maintenance protein CFAP97D1 isoform X1, with product MNSSLDYLAYPVIVSNHRQSTTFRKKLDFGHYIFHKNRIQIVKPTVDTKPPVAHTHHILKLSKLQSEQKRIDKIEYENKQLCQKIANAHRGPAKVDCWNEYFSKSLNRETRNRELVRITVENQGILKRLDDRKPHYDRKSSETDWQNSRRYIRNTTKYLLSQDK from the exons ATGAACAGTTCCCTGGATTATCTAGCCTACCCTGTAATTGTCTCTAATCACAGGCAGAGCACAACCTTCAGGAAGAAACTCGACTTTGGCCACTACATATTTCACAAAAATCGAATACAAATAG TGAAGCCTACTGTTGATACCAAACCTCCAGTGGCACACACACATCACATCTTAAAATTGAGCAAACTACAG AGTGAACAAAAGAGAATCGACAAAATCGAATATGAAAACAAGCAACTGTGTCAGAAAATCGCAAATGCTCATCGCGGCCCCGCCAAGGTGGATTGCTGGAACGAATATTTTTCTAAGAG TTTAAACAGAGAAACAAGGAACCGggagctagtgagaatcaccgtGGAAAACCAGGGCATTCTGAAGAGGCTTGATGATCGCAAACCCCACTATGACCGCAAGTCATCCGAGACAGACTGGCAG aaTTCAAGGCGCTATATcagaaatacaacaaaatatCTTCTCTCCCAAGATAAATAG
- the CFAP97D1 gene encoding sperm axonemal maintenance protein CFAP97D1 isoform X2, with product MNSSLDYLAYPVIVSNHRQSTTFRKKLDFGHYIFHKNRIQIVKPTVDTKPPVAHTHHILKLSKLQSEQKRIDKIEYENKQLCQKIANAHRGPAKVDCWNEYFSKRIQGAISEIQQNIFSPKINRLLTMEKTQEKALGFLSCLESQDTPKWLNAPS from the exons ATGAACAGTTCCCTGGATTATCTAGCCTACCCTGTAATTGTCTCTAATCACAGGCAGAGCACAACCTTCAGGAAGAAACTCGACTTTGGCCACTACATATTTCACAAAAATCGAATACAAATAG TGAAGCCTACTGTTGATACCAAACCTCCAGTGGCACACACACATCACATCTTAAAATTGAGCAAACTACAG AGTGAACAAAAGAGAATCGACAAAATCGAATATGAAAACAAGCAACTGTGTCAGAAAATCGCAAATGCTCATCGCGGCCCCGCCAAGGTGGATTGCTGGAACGAATATTTTTCTAAGAG aaTTCAAGGCGCTATATcagaaatacaacaaaatatCTTCTCTCCCAAGATAAATAG GTTACTCACCATGGAAAAGACACAAGAGAAGGCCCTAGGATTTCTTAGCTGCTTAGAATCTCAAGACACTCCTAAGTGGCTGAATGCTCCATCTTAG